ATGAcaggaaacattaaaaataaatatttttctaataatttACCTTTCTTTAGAgacagatataaaaagaaaagaacaccaCAAAATTGGCAGACTACAAGTGGTTATTAAAAGAAAggtaaatttgaaattaaaggcATAATTTGTGCACAGCAGAGAAGATAAAATCGTAAACAACCTCCATAAAAATACAACCTCTTCTTTTAAATGCTAGATCAGAGATAATCGAGAAATGCAGACTCTTGAAGAAGCACCGATTATGCTACAAGGAAGCATCACCTTCAGTcggttaaaattttatttgagcATAGACATCTATTACTTCACCTcggaatttcttttctctttctttttccagcTTTGCACCTTCTATCTTtcacctattttatttttacttttcctgTTTTACACCCATCTTTGTACACCTTACCTCCATTATTTTCACCCGAGGCAGGCGGTTCAATTCCTTTAATTTTATCTGATCTTTCGATAGGTGTACAAAGATGGGTGTAAAAcaggaaaagtaaaaataaaataggtgaAATAAAATAAGTGGTTCTTCGACATGCTAGAAGTAACAGTTACATCTCTCACAACTTCTACTCTATCATCTATGATCGTTAATGCACTGATCTCTGTAGGTGGGAAATGGATATGATGGCcacgactggaatgtcttttTATCATGATTATGCTCGATCAGGGATAGCTCTAACttgcagctaaacaacaactaaagaAGACTTTATGCAGCAAGACATATTTTTctagtaaaataacaaaaaaagtagAATGGGGGAGGGGTGAAAAATAAAACGTTTCGGGTGTAGTCCTTCTTCAGTGAAAAGTCGACTGGAGAGAAATTGATTAGAGATAGCAGtgttttaaattttctaaattaaaaaagCACTATAGCTTAGTGCCCTGAAAGTAAAGAAGTATGAATAAGAGAATGCAGTACTTCTTATACAAAATGCCCCACAATTAGGGGCGCAAAGCCTTCGTCATGGAAGTGCTCAGGCAGAGTTGACATGAACGAAACAACGGCAACTATAGATATTGAATTcattcagattttggcacaaagccagcaattgttCGGGAGGTAagaagttgattacgtcgacctctaatattcagctagtacttattttatcgatctcgaaaggatgaaaggcaaagttaacatcggaggaatttgaaaacagaacgtaaagacggacgaaatgccgctaaacattttgaccggcgtggtaacaattctgctaactcaccaccTTAACGGAAAGTATAAATATTCCAAGCTAAAGAAGAAAGATGGCGTGTTAGCGCTAGTTTTCATGACAATAAGTTTAACAATTGTgatataaatttttaatgattCAAACAAACGGATTTAAGATTTAAGATTATATATTATCAACAACCTGCAACTAAATCAGGCACAGAATAATTTCAGCAGTATTAACGTAAAATGTCGGCGTTCAATAAAGTGTTACGAAAGAACGAGTCGCATTAAATCATGATTCATTGGAAAGAGCAGAGGCCCTAGCCTGTTGCAAATAGGCAACGGAAAAAACAAACCTCAATGCaataatgtatgtttatttattgtttttagccATTAGTCAGGGAACTAATTTAAGAGAATCAAACCAAAAATGATTTACTGTCCACAGGAGTGAATACCGACACAATAAACCTGCAGTGAATATATTTCTGTCACCAAATAGGTATtgatatatgtgtctctgtgtgcacaaacacacacacactctctctctctctctctctctctctctctctctctctctctctctctctctctctctctctctctctctctctctcacacacacacacacacacaaatatcagcatcatcatcatcaccatcgtcgtcgtcgtcgtcgtcgtcgtcgtcatcatcatcctgaaGATCACTTAACTGATGTAGCCAGTCATTGGGGTGCCACCCTCGACGCTTTTCTAGTCACTCTGTCGTGTGTAGCAGATTCGATGTGTTGCGACCtttcttgtctttgttgttgtcaaACCAAGATATTCTTTGTTTGCCTCTCTTTCGTCCTCCCCCATCAACTGCGCCCTGAAGAATGGTTTTCGACAGGGAGTTCTGACGGGATACCTAACTGTGCCAGGCAAGCTTCCGTTTTTTTACCTGTGCAAGGAGTGGTTCCTCTCTGCCAGCATATTTGGTGATTTGCTGCCTGagaaatttgtttgttttgtacatGGTACAAAAAATTGTCCACTAGTTGACCTGGCTACAAACACAAACTGGAAACTACACCCACCACCACATAAGGCCGCCACCGAGAACAGATACAGGATGgtcaccactaacaccaacacagacgtcacaaaaatatttctactaAATATTGGAGGTCTGTTGCACGGCAACTGTAAAACAAAAATCTTGTTCCTGAGACACCTTGCTGCATGCAGTCAAGCTTTATGCATAGCGCTTCTGTAAACGCATCTTAGATCTGATATAAGGAATGCAGAAGCACAGATGCCACATGGTGCAGTTGCTGTGTACATCCGAGAGAACCTCGCGCCCCAGGTCCTGCTGTCATATTGAAATTCAGTCTGACACTCAAATGGTACACATAAGACAACTTAATATTGTCATATGTATTGCATATTGCCCGCTGGATGCTCCAAATAATACAGAAAAGTTTGAAGATTGCCTAGCAAAGATACAAGTTTTCACCAAACTGGAACAACACATCAGCATATTCCTTTTGGATGACTTTAACTTCCCCAGTGTGGGATGGCATGGGGGTCAAGATGCTCCTAGGAATGACACACCACCAGCAAGCACAGGTGGAATCCCTGCTCCACCTTACCAATGCTTCTTTCATGGAGCAAATTGTGCTGCAACCAACCagtggatctctgcttcacaaacaatatggacacTATCTATAATGTTAATGTGACACCGACGCTGGTcttggatcacaacataatagggATGTCTATGTACGGACCAAAAGCCTCTGCAGACGTACAGCCTATATGAAGCACTTAAAATCTCTCCAAACTGaattttcttaaagaaaactGGAAGTTtattgagaaagagatcctcaaacagCATTGGCCGAAATGCCTCTCCGCAtcagacattgacatgaaacacAAACATTTCATGTCCATAGTGCAAGCCATATGTGACAAATCTGTTGCAGTGCACAGGGccaacacatacaaaaacaagatCCTTAGGGAAAGAAAGATTCTTATGAGACGACGGACAAAGACTGCGAACTGCCTGAGCAAACACTCCAAAAGCGGCGAGAAGTCTCGCTTGGTGAGAAGTCTCGCTTGGTGAGAAGTCTCGCTTGGTGAGAAGTCTCGCTTGGTGAGAAGTCTCGCTTGGTGAGAAGTCTCGCTTGGCGAGAGCGTTGTTGGAGATTGAGAAAAGACTGCATCAATCTCACGAAAAGGAGAGAGCAGATAAGGAGGCTTGGGTTATAGAAAATAACAAATCGAACCCTAAATCTTTATTTAAGTTTGctaaagaaacagcctcagtacacCACAAGATAGGACCCTTCTTCCAAAAAGATGGCTCCTTCACAGGCAATCCAATGAGGTTAAGTGAAATATTGAACGAACCGTTCCAGAGCGTATTCACTACACCTCTGAGACACAGGTAAGTGAACAAACCAGCAGAATTCTTTACCATTTTATCTATAACCAAAGGGGcgaatatttattatatcgacATTGAAGATGTAACTCTGGCCGTAGATGAGATTGACAAAAACACAGctgctatttatttatctgtgcctgtctgtctatctatgtatctatctatctatctatctatttatctgtgtctgtctgtctgtctgtctgtctatctatctatctatctatatatctatctacctatctatataaatatatatatattaaattttgcgCATTAAATTCGCACAGACACCTCATTATCTTacattatattgatatacactTTTATTATATTGCACATTACGTACATGCATTATAATGCTACTTTTTTAAAATTAggtacatttaaatttctttatataaatactttaagaagaagaagaagaagaagaagaagaagaagaagaagaagaagaagaagaagaagaagaagaagaagaagaagaatgcgggagtggtatgacagttgtaggatgttggtggaatcctcttaaatggtcaaatgacctaaaagtgacctgttgtggttgtaatagtagtgattggaattaTTCAGAATAAATTCATGGGTTGTGACTcttctgaatatatcgtttttaatattcgCGTAggtattattctaaggcccttctaatagtgtcatttgtggtggacgcattcaaaaggggtttatattttgtgataaaatatgactGTTTGCTAATGCGCTGACTACAGgttgcatcgtccctgaatttatagaggggaaaaattctaaaGTGGGGTTGTTTGTTAGTAGCGTAAATGTCGATGTGTTCGTTGAATGCTATTTTTGTGTATTTCCGAATTTTGATCTGAGATCTATGTAGAGCCATTCTTTGAAGTAGATTGTTTTTGGtttggcctatatatatatatatatatatatatatatatatatagagagagagagagagagagagagagagagagagagagagattagagaaGGTATTTAAAATATACTTCATAGTGCTCAAGTGATTtgaacttgagcaggtagaggagtaaagGTAAGGACAAGCAAATTAGGAAgtcaatataataaacatattaaatacattttatacaaagaatgtatatatctatacatataaagaaagtccaacttacacagaatagaaatgatatcaggaattaaggATGTTGAGTAGGAGTTTTACGAGTTTAACACCTGTTTCTGAGCGCTTGATGATCTAAAATAATGCTTTCAACTTGATTCCATCATCGAATGCCACCAGCCTCCCTCTTCAGgggagaattttacatttgaggtgttgaaaGAATGGagattaaagatggaatgattttgcGGAGAACTAAGTGTACTAGAAACAGGAGTTGGGGGTGCTTAGGTAGAGAGTACTGTGAGGAGAAGATAGATTTGTGGTTAGGGTTAATGAGGCTAGTGATAGTAGTAGAGGTGGAAAGTGGGAGAAGGGAGAAAGGTGGTTTAGGTAGTATATGAAAGATGACCTTTGTGTTGGTTTGTATGAATGCTATAGTGTTTAAGGttgagatagagaaacagagatgaTTATTAATTGAGGGATTATTAATTGACTGGTTCAGTAGCTGGAAGGTGAGGAGTTGGTCAAAACTCGTTGTGAGTGGGACAAAGGAATTTGGTTGGTTTTGGGGGGGTTAGGATGAGGTGTTATGGTCAATAGAGAAGTATGGAACTGAATCGACGAGTGTGAGTATGGAGGGGTAGAAGTAGACTGGTTAGTTTTCAAAAGAGTTGAGTATTGTTAAGTACTTTCAGAGACTGGGCAGGGTGGTGAGGCTAAGAGGGAAGTGTGAAGAATTTCGAAGAAATTGGAGATATGTGTTGGAGAGAGAGTAGGGGAGGTTAGTATGTTTTAGGTTAGTGGGTAGCAAGGCTCACTTTGTCTTGGTTGATGGATTTTTAGGATATGGAAAGTGATTGTGGGATTATATAGATTAGGGGAAGTGCGTAATAAATTTCCATACTGTAATAAAACCCTAAACGAAGACAGTTTTGCAACTTACTGTTTAAAAGAATGCTAAACACCGAAAGCGCATTGCATGCTCCTATCGCTGGTCACTTAGATGCTGCTGTAAAGTGCCCATCTCTGTGAGGAATCTTTATTAAAATCCATGGTGAAAAAggggagcgagctggcagaatcgttagcacgccggacaaaacgtttagttctgagttcaaattcctccgaggtcgatttttacctttgatcctttcgaagccgataaaataagtcccattctgatcgacttaacccctcccccgaatttgctggccatGAGCTAAAATTGTAAGCCAATATTCATGGCTCAAAgggtaattaaataaaatgaaatctagATATTGACTGTCAGCTTATAAAATACACATTATTACATTAGCCAGTCGCTGAAATTTGGAATCAGCTGTAAAGCTTAAtcaaagattatatttatttatttgtcaaatatgtttatacttatatttaatgTAGAATGTTTTATTAATGACTTAATGATGTGCAGCGCCTTTTTTTTACATTGGAAAATGACATAAGATGGTTGCACAGACGATTTCTCATGGTGTCTCCGGTACCACCAGCGTGTACTTATTTTTGTGTACCCGTCTCCACTTCACATTTGTAAACCACATTCGTTACCATCCAGTTGTTATTAAATTTGCACTCGTTTCTGTCTGCAGTTGcatgttttattatcatttccgGTTCTGTAAGCGGAGTTATTATCGGTGCTCGCATTTGTTCTCCCTCCTGCAAAAGTGCTCTCATTTTTGCGCAGAAATGGATTGCACTACCAATTGTAAGGAGCTGTTTGGATCCGTCTTTGTAATTGATAAGCTTGTATCATTCTTATTTGTAACTATTcctttgttctttattttgttttgatctgTAGGCTTTCCGTAAGCCCCGTCTAATTTTGACTTATTGGATTATTGCGATTATTGCGATCTCAGCACAgaataacccagaaatcgtgatacacagatattgttttgagctgagtgggggtgctagattcccttgttcaaaaatataaggacacagatcgtgtcgtatagccagctggagacgatgtctcctggggctaaattacagcaacattcgtcctaaaccaggactgccatgttatgttggcaaacaatctttactccaaagtactgttgctgaatatctctcattgtgagatttaaaaatagtaatttactaaaatcttttcagttttataaaaagattaaaaaacatcTGTGTCCATTTACGTCCAATTACGCGGGAGCTCTGAGCAAAATGTTATAATGCATGACCATCGTTGGggcataagtaatgtgtgtgttaaGTTTGGTGAGAAtcagttgagaattgtggaaatgtaagcgttagtcattatacacacactgcgatctatatatactagatatatagatgtataagtatatatatatgtgtgtgtgtgtgtgtgtgtgtgtgtgtgtgtgtgtgtgtgtgtgcgtgcgtatgtgcgtgcgtgtgtgtatgtatgtgtgtacatatgcatgtatgtatgtatgtatgtgcgtatatattactAATAACAGTAAaccttggatggaatttacaaACATTGAAGACGgcactacgcgcgtttccacgaATCACATGTCACTTAAGATAACAGTCCATGTTCCTTAGACAGTGgccggcataatggaataggaacTTTATTTGcatgttaaaaatatttcctgtaaaaaaatttaaagacatatacgtgcatatataagagaaaattaaGATTCAGTTGGATTAGGTACTTAAGATGAGGTACGAAGTCAGTCAGGTAGTATCCGTCAGatcgaagttaggtgaataaaaagcagataagtaacaaggatgtccaggtatttgtgcattacggccgtttcaagcggctccatttattCGATCAATGCAAGCATTGCATCAGTTTGAAATACACCGCCTTCTTCGGTTGCATAAGATCTTATGCATTCGAAGAAGGCGATGTAATTctaattgatgtaatgcttgcatcgATCCaataaatggagccgcttgaaacggccgtaatgcacacATACCGGGACATACTTGttaattatttgctttttatatgtatatatatatatacacacaaataaatattatataatgatttctttattatttatttattgtttattgtttttattattgtttagtatatatcatctgtttatatgcatatacgtataatgtgtgcgttgtatatatatatgtgggggggggtgtaacaCTTTTTTGAACGAATTCAAGAAGTGCACAATATATAAGAgttcacatatttatttaaaaccaaGTCCTCTTTCCGTTGCTATTGGCAACTATTGTTGACTTATtgtgatatgtgtgtatctgtgtgcatgaatgtatgtatgtgtatgggtgtaatTGCTGTATTAGCGCTCAAGTGGAAGGTTATCTGGTATACAGCAGGTCAGTATGTGATTACACCATACTGTCTTATTTTTACATGTCTTACGAAATTCTTGGCCAGGCATCGTACACTGTATGAAGGATTTCGGGTCCTCAATGCAACCAAAGTAGAATTCTCTTGCTGGGTAATTTATCTTCGGGTCCTTGGGTTTGCAATGTTTGACATTAGATTTGCATACAATGGCGCGATTGTTGATGCAAGCTTTCAGATTGGCACTGAATACGGTGTCGGGAAGACATCTACCTTTCTTCGGGGGATAAGTTTTATCACAAATTATGAATCTGGAAATCAtcaaaataagagataaaatattttaaagaacaaCTTTACCATGTATCAGTTTCCAATactcgcacgtacacacacacacacgcacacacacacacacacacacacacacacacacacgcgcgcgcgcaggcagacacacacgcaccaaggcaggcagacacaaacacacatgcatacacacacatgcatacacacacacatgcatacacacacatgcatacacacacacatgcatgtacgtatatgtgtgtaaataaataaatacaagcatgcatatatctattcctttattcttttaaagatttcagtcatttgactgcggccatactggagcaccgcctttagtcgagcaaatcgacctcaaaTCTTTCTAAGcccagtagttattctatcgtccgttttgccgaaccgctaagtaatggtgacgtaaacacaccagcatcagttatcaagcgatgttgaggaacaaacacagacacacaaccataattgtatttgtatgtatgtgcgtacgtacgtatgtacgtttatgtgtgtgtgtgcgtatgcgtgtgtgtctgtgtgtatgcatgcaaggtaaccctaactctaaccctctcctccccattccttctatcaatttattctgactgaccactaaccagtaccctttccctctctctctctctctccgccttccatttctttcttttttcatttctattttcctctcttcctgtttttgatttgaccATAAAAACATTCCAAACTTTTAAGTCTCTTCAAataaaaccctcgattcaataacactgtttacaaactctatgcttggaagGTACAAGAATCTTAtgtgtataccattctgcctaaataatggaactgaaaatacaatatccctgcatatctcacgtttacttccattcctccacttcactctctatttcgtatcttatctataataactattgcttaaccattttctcacaccgtctccggtgaagagatatataaaatatcccggaaacaactgtaagaccttctctttataaatgttctgaaatctttcacaaccttggatttttatctaagatttttatctcattctgaaaaaaatttatatatatatatatatatatNNNNNNNNNNNNNNNNNNNNNNNNNNNNNNNNNNNNNNNNNNNNNNNNNNNNNNNNNNNNNNNNNNNNNNNNNNNNNNNNNNNNNNNNNNNNNNNNNNNNNNNNNNNNNNNNNNNNNNNNNNNNNNNNNNNNNNNNNNNNNNNNNNNNNNNNNNNNNNNNNNNNNNNNNNNNNNNNNNNNNNNNNNNNNNNNNNNNNNNNNNNNNNNNNNNNNNNNNNNNNNNNNNNNNNNNNNNNNNNNNNNNNNNNNNNNNNNNNNNNNNNNNNNNNNNNNNNNNNNNNNNNNNNNNNNNNNNNNNNNNNNNNNNNNNNNNNNNNNNNNNNNNNNNNNNNNNNNNNNNNNNNNNNNNNNNNNNNNNNNNNNNNNNNNNNNNNNNNNNNNNNNNNNNNNNNNNNNNNNNNNNNNNNNNNNNNNNNNNNNNNNNNNNNNNNNNNNNNTGGGTCATGCATCAGCATGCAgatataaattgacagaatgagatataaaaaaagacaaggcagtaaatagatttcataacatttatcaagaaaaggtctcacagctgtttccaggatattatgtatatcccttcatcagagacggttcGAGAAAATGTTTGAATATTAATTATTGTAAAGAAGATATGAAACATTTTCTTGCACCGTccctgatgaagggatatataaaatataccggAAACAGCTGTACGATTTTTCTTGAGGTATGTTATGAAATCTATTTACTgcctttttttctaatttcattctgtcaatttatatatatataaattgtcatAAAGGATCAGATGTGTTATATATGCCTTGTAAGTAATGACAAGCTCCTCAACTTTCCATTATCCTCTTAGAAGGGGTAACTTCTTAAAACCGAAAACCTTACCTACTAGCTTTTTTCTATACAAGCACAGACATTGGCTGTCTCCAAAAGCTCAAATGATCTTAAATTATGGCAAGCTAAAGAAAGTTATTTTCCAGAAATTTCGATTTGTCGACTTTAAACTTACTCTCGAAACTAACATAATATCAGTTAATTTCTTAGATGTTCGAAATTATCTTAAGCTTTAAGAGGATCGAACGCCGGAATCAGTGACATAAACACGGGGTCATGATACCACATTTTCTTAAGAACGTTATAAAGAGAGtcagtaaaattatttcaaatttgtgaTCCTAGTAAGGAAGTTTTTGATAGGATCCCGCCCTTTTGCTACACGCTCAAAGATATTAGATTCAACGCTGAAATCACTTACATTGCCAACTCGTAAGTCTGCAAAAGGAAAAGGCATAGAAACCTCAATTAGAACTCTTCTGAAATCTCGCTAAATGCGAGGCTGGGCATAACTAAAACCCGCTTCAGATTGACGTGCAGAGGATATAGAAGATTGCATAATAGGCATGCGCATCAAATTATGATTTGCTGTACTGCAGATATTTAATAGGATATTAATCAGGAGGCCACGCGTCTAGTAAGCCTGGCCGCTCATGCAGAGATATTTCTACATATCTCTGGAATAGATCCTGCAATTCGAAGTCTATAGACTCAAACGATACAGCTGATCTAAAGCGCTACATCGGTATGGCGGAAAAAACTGTTGAACTAACGACTTTTtcaacctttcttttttttcatcagGCACATGCAGCCATGCAATGCAATAAAACTTACAAACTATGATGTGTTATTGAAAGAGATAAGGGCGGNNNNNNNNNNNNNNNNNNNNNNNNNNNNNNNNNNNNNNNNNNNNNNNNNNNNNNNNNNNNNNNNNNNNNNNNNNNNNNNNNNNNNNNNNNNNNNNNNNNNNNNNNNNNNNNNNNNNNNNNNNNNNNNNNNNNNNNNNNNNNNNNNNNNNNNNNNNNNNNNNNNNNNNNNNNNNNNNNNNNNNNNNNNNNNNNNNNNNNNNNNNNNNNNNNNNNNNNNNNNNNNNNNNNNNNNNNNNNNNNNNNNNNNNNNNNNNNNNNNNNNNNNNNNNNNNNNNNNNNNNNNNNNNNNNNNNNNNNNNNNNNNNNNNNNNNNNNNNNNNNNNNNNNNNNNNNNNNNNNNNNNNNNNNNNNNNNNNNNNNNNNNNNNNNNNNNNNNNNNNNNNNNNNNNNNNNNNNNNAAGGATGGAGTCGATGCACGTGTGGTATCCCtgataaaaatagtaaataaacatccctcaaattacaccactTCGGAGAAAATACAAACCAAACAATGTAAAACCCCAGTGAGATGCACATAAATCGGGATGGGCATGACTGGATTACCTCTAATTAAAGGTTTGCACGAACGAAAGAATAAACGCAAGAAAAAGACTGTAATGTACTTACGAACTGTCATCTCCGGGATACGGAAGATAATCGCATGTCTTACTCTTTAAATCACAAGAATTACTAATTTTTAAAAGTTCCGTCGTTTGGCGAGCCGATGCGGGTGGTTTACAATGTTCAGCA
The genomic region above belongs to Octopus bimaculoides isolate UCB-OBI-ISO-001 chromosome 2, ASM119413v2, whole genome shotgun sequence and contains:
- the LOC106871090 gene encoding uncharacterized protein LOC106871090 isoform X2; the protein is MATSMNLLVFATVFIATLLHLSQALTTQDCDNSISVNTTKIHLLCNRQALQQKILVQHDASDPRRFVVCSDIMVGCVGICPNNRLFDSASRSCNIIPAEHCKPPASARQTTELLKISNSCDLKSKTCDYLPYPGDDSSFIICDKTYPPKKGRCLPDTVFSANLKACINNRAIVCKSNVKHCKPKDPKINYPAREFYFGCIEDPKSFIQCTMPGQEFRKTCKNKTVWCNHILTCCIPDNLPLER